The genomic region TGCAGTTGCACGACCGTTGGCGGACCGCCATGCTCGGACAACCCGCCCGAGCGATCTTCGATCTCGACAGCACGGTGCTGACGGTCTATGGCCGTCAGGAACGAGCCGAGGTGGGCTACAACCCCAAGAAGCGCGGGCGCCCCTCTTACCTTCCGCTGTTGTGCTTCGAGGGGAACACTCAGGATTGTTGGGAGGGCAGCTACCATCCCGGCGACACCCACGTCTCGACGATCACGATCCCGTTGCTGGAGCGTGCCTTCGCCAAATTGCCAGAACCGATCAGAGAAGTAAGAGTTCGCGCCGATGGAGCGTTCTTCGATCACAAAATCGTCGAGTTTATCGAGGGAAAGAAAGCCTTTTATGTGATCGTCGCTCGGCTCACCCATCCGCTGAAGAATCGCTTGCAGGGACTGCGCTACCGTCGTATCTCCTCGGGGGTGTGGGCGGCGGAGTTCCGGTATTGCCCGCAGGGGTGGCCCGGGCCGCGACGCTTCGTGGTGATCCGTCGGCCGGTGCCCGAAGAACCTTCGGCGCAGTTGCACCTGTTTCAGATGGGTGGCTACAGCTATCAGCTCTTGGTGACCAATCTTGCGCTGCAGCCGCTGCACCTGTGGCGCTTCTACAATCAGCGGGCCCGCGCGGAGTTGATTATCCGGGAATTGAAAGACGCCTACGCGTTGGGAAAGATTCCCACCAAAGACTTCACGGCCAACGAGGCCTTCTTCCAGATTGTCTTGCTGGCCTACAACCTGCTGAATTGGTTCAAGCGTCTCTGTGCTCCGGTTCATCTGCAACGGGCGACGCTGCACCGCCTTCGGCAACGGTTGTTTGTCGTACCCGCACAGGTTGTCCGGCCCGGAAACGTTCTGACCTTGCGCTTGGCGCCGGGCTACGCCTTCGCGGCAGACTTCCTTAACACACTCCGGCGCATCCGCCAATTGCCGCCGCCTTTCTGAGCCCTGGGCCTGCAACCGCACAAATCTCTCGGAGAAACCGAGGGCTCGCTGGAAGTCACAAAGCGTCATTCTTCACGCCGGTTTCAGGTTAAGT from Acidobacteriota bacterium harbors:
- a CDS encoding IS1380 family transposase, with amino-acid sequence MARGPRKLRVAADGVGLTQFGGVALIEHFFQHIGLQGAFSRHIRFTQRNNRYSISESLKALLYPLILGLGRIETTEPLRHNGVFQYLAGLPGYPEATSLRRFLERFARLGRKALLQLHDRWRTAMLGQPARAIFDLDSTVLTVYGRQERAEVGYNPKKRGRPSYLPLLCFEGNTQDCWEGSYHPGDTHVSTITIPLLERAFAKLPEPIREVRVRADGAFFDHKIVEFIEGKKAFYVIVARLTHPLKNRLQGLRYRRISSGVWAAEFRYCPQGWPGPRRFVVIRRPVPEEPSAQLHLFQMGGYSYQLLVTNLALQPLHLWRFYNQRARAELIIRELKDAYALGKIPTKDFTANEAFFQIVLLAYNLLNWFKRLCAPVHLQRATLHRLRQRLFVVPAQVVRPGNVLTLRLAPGYAFAADFLNTLRRIRQLPPPF